One stretch of Roseibium sp. HPY-6 DNA includes these proteins:
- a CDS encoding ABC transporter permease subunit, translating to MDLWNIFDTEWIPVGTWVESALQWVVVNFRFIFQAIKVPFDLVLTALEDGLTQAPDLLVLAIIILIAGQAGGRKLGLIAAACMTAIGLMGAWEESMTTLSIVLTCVVFCSLIGIPLGVIAAKRDRFWMVLQPLLDLMQTIPSFVYLVPIVMLFSIGNVSGVIVTFIYALPPVVRLTNLGIRQVRPDMVEAARAFGASNRQTLYKVELPLAMPTIMAGVNQTIMMALSMVVVSSMISVTGLGQMVLRGIGRLDMGLATVGGLGIVFLAIVIDRVSQSFGTSSRARNHQKWYETGPVGMVRALVRK from the coding sequence ATGGATCTATGGAACATTTTTGACACGGAGTGGATACCGGTCGGCACGTGGGTGGAAAGCGCGCTGCAATGGGTGGTCGTGAATTTCCGGTTCATTTTCCAGGCCATCAAGGTGCCGTTCGACCTCGTTCTGACTGCCCTTGAGGACGGTTTGACACAAGCACCGGACCTTCTCGTTCTGGCCATCATCATCTTGATTGCCGGGCAAGCCGGTGGCCGAAAACTCGGCCTTATCGCAGCTGCCTGCATGACCGCCATCGGACTGATGGGCGCATGGGAAGAGAGCATGACAACGCTCTCCATCGTTCTGACATGCGTCGTTTTCTGCTCGTTGATCGGTATTCCCCTTGGAGTGATCGCCGCCAAGCGAGACCGGTTCTGGATGGTCCTGCAGCCGTTGCTCGATCTGATGCAGACCATTCCCTCCTTCGTCTATCTCGTGCCGATCGTAATGCTGTTTTCCATCGGCAACGTTTCCGGTGTGATCGTGACGTTCATCTATGCGCTGCCACCGGTCGTGCGCTTGACCAATCTCGGGATCAGGCAGGTCCGGCCCGATATGGTCGAGGCAGCGCGCGCCTTCGGCGCCTCAAACCGGCAGACCCTTTACAAGGTCGAACTTCCGCTCGCGATGCCGACAATCATGGCGGGCGTCAACCAGACGATCATGATGGCCCTGTCCATGGTGGTGGTGTCCTCCATGATTTCCGTTACAGGCCTCGGGCAGATGGTGCTGCGCGGGATTGGGCGTCTGGACATGGGTCTGGCAACGGTCGGCGGCCTTGGCATCGTCTTCCTGGCAATCGTGATCGATCGTGTCTCGCAGAGCTTCGGCACTTCGTCGCGCGCACGCAATCATCAGAAATGGTACGAAACCGGCCCGGTCGGCATGGTCAGAGCACTGGTTCGCAAATGA
- the betC gene encoding choline-sulfatase codes for MTKPPNILFVQVDQLTASALRAYGDKICHAPTLDALAEEGVVFENTYCNFPLCAPSRFSMATGQLCSAVGAYDNAAEFSAEIPTYAHYLRVAGYQTVLSGKMHFIGPDQFHGFEKRLTADLYPADFAWVPNWNNEGKRDTNDDRAVRIAGICARSVQIDYDEEVTFKAVQHIFDMARSDDKRPFFLQVSYTHPHEPYLCRKEFWDLYEDKDIPMPKVSALSAQEHDPHSARLLKDFGMLGIRFSDADVRRAIRAYYGSISYLDSLISRLLQALEETGASENTAIVFTSDHGEMLGERGMWFKKHFFEKAMRVPLIIHAPWIKAQRVSELASLVDLVPTFNGLAGVPTAVESLEGIDLTSLLDRGDTEPQRTIYAEYLAEATPVPIFMIRRGNYKFISSSHDGMMLFDLADDPEERTNLAASPEHQKLLDGFCEEVNRKWDEQELTKAILLSQKRRALVRDAMNTGRTQRWNHDESETDRVLWYRGAQGYNEWAFDYI; via the coding sequence ATGACGAAGCCCCCGAACATCCTGTTTGTCCAGGTCGACCAGCTCACGGCGTCCGCGCTTCGGGCCTATGGCGACAAGATCTGTCACGCACCAACGCTGGACGCACTCGCTGAAGAAGGTGTGGTGTTTGAAAACACGTACTGCAACTTTCCGCTTTGCGCTCCCTCGCGATTTTCCATGGCGACAGGGCAGCTTTGCTCCGCAGTCGGCGCCTATGACAACGCGGCTGAGTTTTCGGCAGAGATCCCGACTTATGCCCATTATCTGAGAGTGGCGGGCTACCAGACTGTTCTTTCCGGCAAGATGCACTTCATAGGCCCCGATCAGTTTCACGGCTTTGAAAAACGCCTGACGGCGGACCTTTACCCCGCCGATTTCGCCTGGGTACCGAACTGGAACAACGAAGGCAAACGGGACACGAACGACGATCGTGCCGTGCGGATTGCCGGCATTTGCGCGCGCTCGGTTCAGATCGATTATGACGAGGAAGTCACCTTCAAGGCGGTGCAGCACATCTTCGACATGGCGCGCTCAGACGACAAGCGCCCCTTCTTCCTGCAAGTCTCCTATACGCACCCGCATGAGCCTTATCTCTGCCGCAAGGAGTTCTGGGATCTTTACGAAGACAAAGACATTCCGATGCCGAAAGTCTCCGCGCTTTCCGCGCAGGAACATGATCCGCACTCCGCTCGGCTCTTGAAGGACTTTGGGATGCTCGGCATCCGCTTCAGCGACGCGGATGTCCGTCGTGCGATCCGCGCCTATTACGGGTCTATCAGTTACCTCGACAGCCTGATTTCAAGGCTCCTGCAGGCACTTGAGGAAACCGGTGCCAGCGAAAACACGGCTATTGTCTTTACGTCCGACCACGGCGAAATGCTCGGTGAACGCGGCATGTGGTTCAAAAAGCACTTTTTTGAAAAAGCGATGCGGGTGCCCCTCATCATCCACGCTCCCTGGATTAAGGCGCAGCGCGTTAGTGAACTGGCATCGCTTGTTGATTTGGTGCCGACATTCAACGGTCTTGCCGGGGTCCCGACTGCCGTTGAGTCCCTCGAAGGCATCGACCTGACGTCGCTTTTGGATCGTGGTGACACCGAGCCTCAGCGAACAATCTATGCGGAATACCTGGCAGAGGCGACGCCTGTGCCGATTTTCATGATCAGGCGCGGGAACTACAAGTTCATCTCTTCATCCCACGACGGAATGATGTTGTTCGACCTTGCGGACGACCCGGAAGAAAGAACAAACCTCGCCGCATCGCCAGAGCACCAAAAACTGCTGGATGGTTTTTGCGAAGAGGTGAACAGAAAGTGGGACGAGCAAGAGCTTACAAAGGCAATCCTGCTCAGCCAGAAAAGACGCGCACTGGTTCGCGACGCAATGAACACGGGTCGAACGCAGCGTTGGAATCATGACGAAAGCGAAACGGACCGCGTGCTTTGGTATCGAGGTGCGCAAGGCTACAATGAGTGGGCGTTTGACTATATCTGA
- a CDS encoding isochorismatase family protein produces the protein MALPSSELTPDNCVFVMIDHQVGLMQFLSSIDPMLLKNNILGHAKTAKALDIPVVMGTSWPLGPNGPTMPELTALFPEVSVIDRPFVNFWNDETSRKAVEATGRKKLVISGLATEVCAAFPALAALRDGYEVYVVMDASADFNPFIQDVTTTRLASAGVIVTTWIAVLAELAANTEVNGKHIGRLLSEHMGQYQAAMNNFLGTAQNADAVRAGVGLTGHPPIPMATD, from the coding sequence ATGGCCCTTCCTTCGTCCGAATTGACACCCGACAATTGCGTTTTCGTCATGATTGATCACCAGGTCGGTCTAATGCAATTTCTGTCGTCCATCGACCCGATGCTGCTAAAGAACAATATTCTCGGTCATGCCAAGACCGCGAAGGCATTGGATATTCCCGTCGTCATGGGCACAAGCTGGCCCTTGGGGCCGAATGGCCCAACCATGCCGGAGCTGACCGCGCTCTTTCCGGAAGTGAGTGTGATCGATCGCCCTTTTGTCAATTTCTGGAACGACGAAACGTCCCGCAAGGCGGTCGAAGCAACCGGCCGCAAAAAACTGGTCATCTCCGGGCTTGCCACTGAAGTCTGTGCCGCTTTTCCGGCTCTTGCCGCCTTGCGCGACGGATACGAAGTCTACGTGGTCATGGATGCAAGTGCCGACTTCAATCCGTTCATTCAGGATGTGACAACGACACGTCTCGCGTCAGCGGGCGTGATTGTGACCACCTGGATCGCAGTGCTGGCTGAACTTGCGGCCAATACGGAAGTCAACGGGAAGCACATCGGGCGCTTGCTGAGTGAACACATGGGTCAGTATCAGGCAGCCATGAACAACTTCCTCGGCACAGCGCAAAATGCGGATGCTGTTCGTGCAGGCGTTGGCTTGACGGGTCACCCTCCCATCCCGATGGCAACGGACTAA
- a CDS encoding LysR substrate-binding domain-containing protein: MHRIDDENGMIIEDLVDARILVELHKKLSFAEAAKTLTIPPATVSRRLMRMEDRAGLRLFERTTRTVRPTEAGVLAVNHAERMVAEVDAVERSLASMRDAPVGTVRITTPSIFGQALLGPIVSAFLEKYADCDLQIDLSDAHVNIVEDGYDAAIRVGPIVDDTLVARNLGSVRAALYRRSGAPQIGVEDLSEQSVALLHRGMKAEPSLQLVSHKGEQRLLMVKPRLVCMNPWLLRDAALSSDVVTVLPELIAAAEVKKGRLQRVATGWFARQVPVNLVYQPQRLMRPAVRAFIDTALDRIPLLIASVEAD, translated from the coding sequence ATGCATCGCATTGATGATGAAAATGGAATGATAATCGAAGACCTCGTTGACGCGCGCATTCTCGTCGAACTGCACAAGAAGCTGAGTTTCGCCGAGGCCGCAAAAACCCTCACCATTCCGCCTGCCACGGTGAGCCGACGCCTGATGCGCATGGAAGACCGGGCAGGCTTGCGATTGTTTGAGCGGACGACCCGTACGGTGCGCCCGACCGAGGCGGGTGTACTTGCCGTGAACCATGCCGAACGCATGGTTGCAGAAGTCGATGCCGTCGAACGATCATTGGCCTCGATGCGCGATGCGCCCGTTGGCACGGTCCGGATAACGACACCATCCATATTCGGACAGGCACTTTTGGGACCGATCGTGTCCGCCTTTCTCGAAAAATATGCAGACTGCGATCTGCAGATTGACCTTTCCGACGCACACGTGAACATCGTCGAGGACGGCTACGATGCGGCGATCCGAGTAGGCCCGATTGTCGATGACACTTTGGTGGCCAGGAATCTTGGTAGCGTTCGCGCGGCGCTCTATCGGCGCAGTGGTGCACCGCAGATTGGCGTGGAAGATCTGTCGGAACAATCCGTCGCCCTGCTGCACCGTGGGATGAAAGCTGAGCCGTCTTTGCAGCTGGTTTCGCACAAGGGCGAACAACGACTTTTGATGGTAAAACCACGCCTGGTTTGCATGAACCCCTGGCTGTTACGCGATGCCGCATTATCCAGTGATGTCGTCACTGTGCTTCCGGAGTTGATTGCTGCAGCGGAAGTGAAAAAAGGCCGATTGCAACGTGTCGCAACCGGCTGGTTTGCGCGACAGGTTCCGGTCAATCTCGTCTACCAGCCGCAACGTTTGATGCGCCCCGCCGTGCGCGCCTTTATCGACACGGCACTCGACAGGATCCCCTTGCTGATCGCAAGCGTGGAAGCCGACTGA
- a CDS encoding 3-methyl-2-oxobutanoate hydroxymethyltransferase, translated as MKRIYDFSRTPAKRNYTVADLRALKGSGRTLTRANPANNEELQACVEAGIDLFVVGADQMKDVRRIAPHHFTGAGSTWAQFGSDDEIIAHAYETMRDGADMYYTLRSFDVMERMARDGIPVQSHIGLIPTFSHHCGGLRAWGRTADEAMKIYDTIKRMEDAGVFAVEAECIAEEVLAAVNEKTTIVTFSLGSGKAGDAIFSFVADICGETSEEETPPKHAYAFGNVGRLHRQIHEERVAALGRFHEEVTARNFPYAETNVSMRPGEEEKFLEALDKWTPTHR; from the coding sequence ATGAAGCGGATTTACGACTTCAGCCGGACCCCGGCGAAGCGCAACTACACTGTTGCGGATTTGCGTGCGCTCAAGGGATCGGGCCGCACCCTTACCAGGGCCAATCCGGCGAACAACGAGGAACTGCAGGCCTGCGTCGAAGCAGGCATCGACCTCTTCGTCGTCGGCGCCGACCAGATGAAAGATGTTCGCCGCATCGCGCCGCATCATTTCACCGGGGCAGGGTCGACCTGGGCGCAGTTCGGTTCAGATGATGAAATCATCGCACACGCCTATGAGACCATGCGCGACGGCGCTGACATGTACTATACGCTGCGATCCTTCGATGTCATGGAGCGCATGGCCCGGGACGGCATTCCGGTGCAGAGCCATATCGGCCTCATTCCAACATTCAGTCATCATTGCGGTGGTCTTCGCGCCTGGGGACGGACGGCCGATGAGGCCATGAAGATCTACGACACCATTAAACGGATGGAAGATGCAGGTGTCTTCGCCGTGGAAGCCGAATGCATCGCCGAGGAAGTCCTCGCGGCGGTAAATGAAAAGACCACAATCGTCACCTTTTCACTTGGGTCGGGAAAAGCGGGTGATGCCATCTTTTCGTTTGTCGCCGACATCTGCGGCGAGACCAGCGAAGAGGAGACGCCTCCAAAACACGCTTATGCCTTCGGCAATGTCGGCCGCCTGCACAGACAAATCCATGAAGAGCGGGTCGCCGCTCTTGGCAGGTTCCACGAGGAAGTCACCGCCCGGAACTTCCCTTACGCCGAAACCAATGTGAGCATGCGACCCGGCGAAGAGGAAAAGTTTCTGGAAGCGCTCGACAAGTGGACACCAACGCACCGTTAA
- a CDS encoding HD domain-containing protein gives MSQTVSFTAMKDGTREDYELLERLEKPFLALTADRVLEELKRAGEATLEGYKITRLEHGLQSGTRALRDGVDIDWVVGALLHDVGDGLAPQNHDKMSAEVIRPFVRWEVAWTVEHHGIFQTLYFGHHYGWDRNARDRYRDHPLFDTCATFCEQWDQSSFDPDYASEPLETFEPMVREVFSRKAYDPAVIRENEVTGLPAKFRAD, from the coding sequence GTGAGCCAGACTGTCAGCTTCACCGCCATGAAGGACGGTACCCGCGAGGATTACGAACTTCTCGAACGGCTGGAAAAGCCCTTCCTCGCACTGACTGCGGACCGCGTGCTTGAAGAGCTTAAGCGTGCCGGGGAGGCGACGCTTGAGGGATACAAGATCACCCGCCTGGAGCACGGGCTTCAGTCCGGCACACGCGCCCTCAGGGATGGCGTCGATATCGACTGGGTTGTCGGCGCGCTCCTGCATGATGTCGGTGACGGCCTTGCGCCGCAAAACCATGACAAGATGTCCGCCGAGGTGATCCGCCCCTTCGTGCGATGGGAGGTCGCCTGGACCGTCGAACACCACGGGATTTTCCAGACGCTTTACTTCGGCCATCACTATGGCTGGGACCGCAATGCGCGAGATCGTTACCGCGATCATCCGCTGTTTGACACATGCGCCACGTTTTGCGAGCAGTGGGACCAGTCGAGTTTCGATCCGGATTACGCCAGCGAGCCACTGGAAACTTTCGAGCCGATGGTACGGGAGGTCTTTTCGCGCAAGGCCTACGATCCCGCTGTGATCCGCGAAAACGAGGTGACGGGTCTGCCGGCAAAATTCAGGGCCGATTGA
- a CDS encoding phytanoyl-CoA dioxygenase family protein yields the protein MLDLAPGYLSDYRQNGFVAGLPVFSKDETASIREQIEVLEADHAEGAGGHDLAQFFRVNGHVVIPLLAELARTPLVLDAVEGILGPDILAWSVELFIKEPGSTKTVSWHQDITYWGMGETDDEVTAWIALSDVSVEAGCMRFIPGSHKGSIARHEDTFDAENLLSRGQAIAGVDETKAVAGPLRPGEMSLHHGRCFHASGVNNGSDRRIGLAIRYVTPAVRDHAPGRDWAMPVRGEVPAGGWDCISGPRALFHPTDLALYDRILAGQAATLSEGAEQSVGMYVKGEAK from the coding sequence ATGCTTGATCTCGCGCCAGGCTATTTGAGCGACTATCGCCAGAACGGGTTCGTTGCCGGACTTCCGGTTTTCAGCAAAGACGAGACTGCCTCAATACGGGAACAGATCGAGGTGCTCGAGGCAGACCACGCGGAAGGTGCTGGCGGACACGACCTTGCGCAGTTTTTCCGGGTCAACGGGCATGTGGTGATCCCGCTGCTGGCCGAACTTGCGCGCACACCCTTGGTACTGGACGCTGTCGAGGGAATTCTCGGACCGGACATTTTGGCGTGGTCGGTTGAACTTTTCATCAAGGAACCGGGAAGCACGAAGACCGTCTCCTGGCACCAGGACATCACCTATTGGGGGATGGGAGAGACCGATGACGAGGTGACGGCGTGGATTGCGCTTTCCGACGTGTCGGTTGAGGCCGGGTGCATGCGCTTCATTCCGGGAAGCCACAAGGGCAGTATAGCGCGTCATGAAGACACATTTGACGCTGAAAACCTGCTTTCGCGAGGGCAGGCGATTGCCGGTGTCGACGAAACCAAGGCTGTTGCCGGACCGCTTCGGCCGGGCGAGATGTCGCTCCATCACGGCCGATGTTTTCATGCCTCCGGCGTAAACAACGGTTCCGACCGCAGGATCGGCCTTGCCATTCGGTACGTGACACCCGCCGTACGTGACCATGCACCCGGGCGTGACTGGGCGATGCCTGTGCGTGGTGAGGTTCCCGCCGGTGGCTGGGATTGCATTTCCGGACCGCGGGCTCTTTTCCACCCGACGGATCTTGCGCTTTACGATCGCATACTTGCAGGGCAAGCTGCCACTTTGTCCGAAGGCGCAGAACAGAGTGTCGGCATGTACGTAAAAGGAGAGGCCAAGTGA
- a CDS encoding LysR family transcriptional regulator: MAKRIPSLNWLRVFEAAARTGSFARAAELLAMSPPAVSQQIRALEAHLGRPLFKRAAAGVSLTEAGRSLLGVVGEALGRMESAAAALAAPGTPPLVVGVSMALSVGWLAPRLPGFLSSNPGVTLELYSLLGRPETPPRQAVLWIAFGPPPPGTEGAALFGEQLVPVAHPDIAARITTLEDILNHPVIEVADHRRNWAQVFGWDVLPSGTRTLFVDTTLTALAVAAAGEGVALARPPASDDLVRRYNLKPCVPGLHIQGVEQYHLLHLAGAELGPEAKVFHAWICDEAEKTRLATGL, encoded by the coding sequence ATGGCGAAACGCATTCCCTCCCTCAACTGGCTGCGCGTCTTCGAGGCTGCAGCCCGGACCGGCAGTTTTGCGCGCGCGGCGGAGCTTCTGGCGATGTCGCCACCTGCCGTAAGTCAGCAAATTCGGGCCCTTGAGGCGCATTTGGGCCGACCGCTCTTCAAACGCGCCGCAGCAGGCGTGTCTCTCACGGAAGCCGGACGCAGTCTGCTCGGTGTCGTCGGCGAGGCCTTGGGCCGGATGGAATCGGCCGCCGCCGCGCTTGCAGCGCCCGGCACCCCGCCGCTGGTGGTCGGCGTTTCCATGGCGCTTTCCGTTGGCTGGCTCGCGCCGCGACTGCCCGGGTTTTTGTCCTCAAATCCTGGCGTAACACTGGAACTCTATTCTCTGCTTGGCCGCCCGGAGACACCACCAAGGCAGGCCGTGTTGTGGATTGCGTTCGGACCCCCGCCGCCGGGAACAGAGGGTGCTGCTCTTTTTGGAGAGCAGCTTGTCCCGGTTGCCCATCCTGATATTGCGGCGCGCATTACGACGCTGGAAGACATCTTGAACCATCCGGTCATCGAGGTTGCCGATCACAGGCGAAACTGGGCGCAGGTTTTTGGGTGGGATGTCCTGCCGTCCGGCACGCGAACGTTGTTTGTCGACACGACCCTTACGGCACTTGCGGTTGCTGCAGCCGGTGAAGGTGTCGCCCTGGCCCGCCCGCCTGCAAGCGACGATCTGGTGCGGCGTTACAACCTCAAGCCATGCGTGCCCGGGCTGCACATACAAGGCGTGGAGCAATACCACCTCCTCCACCTTGCAGGCGCAGAACTTGGCCCCGAGGCAAAGGTGTTTCACGCATGGATCTGCGATGAAGCTGAAAAGACGAGGCTGGCGACGGGGCTCTAG
- a CDS encoding MFS transporter: MAVDVSISNSGRGTPILPILSVNFVGTLGFSIVVPFMVFLVAKWGGNAIVYGALAATYSAFQLIGAPILGKWSDQVGRRKVLLLSQLGTMLSWFIFLLAFFLPTGALMSVDNALLGQFTLTLPLIVLFVARAADGLTGGNVSVANAYLADITDEEHRTENFGRMAMSTNAGFILGPALAGLLGATVYAEMLPVIAAFLISVVASVLIVFGLSESRAEVLKNKPGLSNACKVFGQETKEVYRLKGCTETPKTDILQLPFMPQLMSVNFLVMMGFSFFYIAFPVHAAIQLDWSVTDTGIFFAVLSLWMMLVQGPLLACLSRQISQRALVTGGGLLLGLGFALLLWNGTAGIYGAAFFIALGNGLMWPTFTAVLSKFAGEQMQGAVQGLASSLGAAASIVGLISGGLLYTWAGSWVFLLSAVIIGVAALVASSLRPVGPEASEGSS, encoded by the coding sequence ATGGCGGTTGACGTGTCCATTTCAAATTCAGGTCGCGGAACGCCGATCCTCCCGATTTTGTCGGTGAACTTCGTCGGGACACTGGGGTTTTCGATCGTCGTGCCCTTCATGGTGTTTCTGGTTGCCAAATGGGGCGGCAACGCGATTGTCTACGGCGCGCTGGCGGCCACCTATTCCGCGTTTCAGCTCATAGGCGCGCCCATTCTCGGGAAATGGTCCGACCAGGTTGGTCGCCGAAAGGTGCTCTTGCTGTCCCAGCTGGGCACCATGCTGTCCTGGTTCATCTTTCTTCTTGCGTTCTTCCTGCCGACTGGTGCGCTGATGAGCGTCGACAACGCGCTCCTTGGGCAATTCACGCTTACGCTGCCGTTGATTGTCCTGTTCGTCGCAAGGGCAGCCGATGGCCTGACCGGCGGCAACGTGTCGGTCGCCAATGCCTACCTTGCCGATATCACCGACGAAGAACATAGAACCGAGAATTTCGGCCGGATGGCCATGTCGACAAATGCCGGCTTCATCCTCGGACCGGCGCTTGCCGGACTGCTCGGCGCCACGGTCTATGCCGAGATGCTGCCGGTGATCGCCGCGTTTTTGATCTCTGTTGTTGCCAGCGTCCTGATCGTATTCGGTCTGTCGGAGAGCCGGGCTGAAGTTCTCAAGAACAAGCCGGGGCTCTCAAACGCATGCAAGGTGTTCGGTCAGGAAACGAAGGAGGTCTATCGGCTGAAAGGCTGCACTGAAACGCCGAAGACCGATATCCTGCAATTGCCATTCATGCCGCAACTCATGTCGGTGAACTTTCTTGTCATGATGGGGTTCAGTTTCTTTTATATCGCCTTCCCGGTTCATGCCGCGATACAGCTGGATTGGAGTGTCACCGACACCGGCATTTTCTTTGCGGTGCTGAGCCTTTGGATGATGCTTGTTCAAGGTCCGCTGCTGGCGTGTCTGTCCAGGCAAATATCGCAACGCGCCCTTGTGACCGGAGGCGGTCTTCTTCTCGGTTTGGGGTTTGCGCTGTTATTGTGGAACGGCACTGCCGGTATCTATGGAGCCGCGTTTTTCATCGCGCTCGGGAACGGTCTGATGTGGCCGACTTTCACGGCCGTTCTTTCCAAATTTGCCGGTGAGCAAATGCAAGGCGCGGTGCAGGGGCTTGCGAGTAGCCTGGGAGCTGCTGCGAGTATTGTTGGACTGATCAGCGGAGGACTGCTTTACACCTGGGCCGGATCCTGGGTGTTTCTTCTGTCCGCGGTAATAATTGGCGTAGCAGCCCTGGTCGCAAGTTCCTTGAGACCGGTCGGCCCCGAAGCTTCCGAAGGCAGCAGCTAG
- a CDS encoding ring-hydroxylating oxygenase subunit alpha encodes MSEQIEISAGYDPDPSRSNSLLASAYTDAGWYDADLKSIVARTWQWVCHVEKTREPGSYVTTEIAGNPIAVVRGKDGVLRAFYNVCKHRAHELLSGEGVTTRIMCPYHAWVYRLDGQLARAPHTETLKDFDTSAICLDEILVEEFCGFVFVNLDPQAVSLSKQSGDLETEIRHWAPDVDKLTFGHRLTYDIKSNWKNVVDNFLECYHCPTAHKDFCDLVDMDTYKVTTHGIYSSHMADAGNAANRAYDVSNATVRTHAVWWLWPTTCLMRYPGRSSMIVLNIVPVGPDRTLETYDFFLETPEPNEMERDAIRYLDEVLQVEDIGLVESVQRGMSTPAFTQGRIVHDPGGSGKSEHAVHHFHGLVLDAYARGPA; translated from the coding sequence GTGTCCGAACAAATCGAGATTTCAGCCGGCTATGACCCTGATCCGTCCCGGTCAAATTCGCTGCTTGCGTCGGCCTATACGGATGCAGGCTGGTACGACGCAGATCTGAAGTCGATCGTCGCCAGGACGTGGCAGTGGGTCTGCCATGTGGAGAAAACGCGGGAACCCGGGTCATACGTGACAACGGAAATCGCGGGCAATCCGATTGCCGTCGTGCGCGGGAAAGACGGTGTCCTTAGGGCATTTTACAATGTGTGCAAGCACCGCGCGCATGAGCTGCTGTCAGGCGAAGGCGTGACCACCCGGATCATGTGCCCCTATCACGCCTGGGTCTACCGGCTGGACGGGCAACTCGCGCGCGCGCCGCATACGGAAACATTGAAAGATTTCGACACCAGCGCAATCTGCCTCGATGAGATCCTGGTCGAGGAATTCTGCGGCTTCGTGTTCGTCAATCTGGACCCGCAGGCCGTTTCCCTGTCGAAACAATCGGGCGATCTGGAAACAGAGATCCGCCACTGGGCACCGGACGTCGACAAGCTGACTTTCGGGCATCGCCTCACTTACGACATCAAGTCCAATTGGAAGAACGTCGTCGACAATTTCCTGGAATGCTACCACTGCCCGACGGCTCACAAGGATTTCTGCGACCTCGTCGACATGGACACCTACAAGGTGACAACGCACGGCATCTATTCCAGTCACATGGCCGATGCCGGCAACGCCGCCAACCGTGCCTACGACGTCTCGAATGCAACGGTCAGAACGCATGCCGTATGGTGGCTCTGGCCCACAACCTGCCTGATGCGCTATCCGGGCAGGTCAAGCATGATCGTTCTGAACATCGTGCCAGTTGGTCCGGACCGTACACTGGAAACTTACGATTTCTTCCTGGAAACACCCGAACCGAACGAGATGGAACGCGACGCCATTCGCTATCTAGACGAAGTCCTGCAGGTTGAGGACATCGGTTTGGTTGAAAGCGTGCAGCGGGGCATGAGCACCCCGGCGTTCACGCAAGGCCGGATCGTCCATGATCCCGGCGGTTCCGGCAAATCGGAGCATGCCGTGCACCATTTCCATGGGCTTGTTCTGGACGCATATGCGCGGGGGCCCGCGTGA